One window of Papaver somniferum cultivar HN1 chromosome 9, ASM357369v1, whole genome shotgun sequence genomic DNA carries:
- the LOC113308647 gene encoding uncharacterized protein LOC113308647, protein MHRERNLPPAALVDELGIKIMRMSSERHELGRTYLDSLTLIYKDIFKEHVDIGRPWNVTESGNDIYEVHSPSSHDVDLMQMTCTCQRYKVSGFPCAHATATITLKGAEILMYIHPYFGSNHFRNSYTPAIRPIPNFDRPEVYKPEDIVFPGTPRPAPGSPSKKRIRGAYEKERRPMKFSNCKKIGNHNKATRRQLLLE, encoded by the coding sequence ATGCATCGTGAAAGGAATTTGCCTCCAGCTGCTCTTGTTGATGAGCTCGGGATAAAGATTATGAGGATGAGTTCAGAGAGGCACGAGCTTGGTAGAACTTATCTAGATAGTTTGACTCTCATCTACAAAGATATATTCAAGGAACATGTCGATATAGGTCGTCCATGGAATGTTACCGAGTCAGGTAACGATATATATGAGGTGCACTCTCCCAGCtctcatgatgttgatcttatgCAGATGACCTGTACTTGCCAGAGATATAAAGTGTCTGGGTTCCCTTGTGCTCACGCCACTGCCACTATTACTCTCAAGGGTGCTGAGATTTTGATGTATATTCATCCTTACTTTGGTTCAAATCATTTTCGTAATTCTTATACTCCTGCAATTCGACCCATTCCCAACTTCGATAGGCCTGAAGTGTATAAACCTGAAGACATAGTTTTTCCTGGTACTCCAAGGCCAGCTCCAGGAAGCCCATCAAAGAAGCGTATTCGCGGTGCCTATGAGAAGGAGAGGAGGCCTATGAAATTCTCAAATTGCAAGAAGATTGGGAATCATAACAAAGCTACCCGTCGTCAATTACTGCTGGAGTAG
- the LOC113308222 gene encoding uncharacterized protein LOC113308222 isoform X3: MASQVEKLKTAHVKEFEVIKSKHAKEIKELKVNHVAEMANREVQQEELESKLPEMTVGKDFFGEKIDLLAKHLASKKSEVDGILKSEGLEKAIEYMTNLTTKFLQLAFDNEYKNSLLASEINNEVNLNDGTLNVTGGEIEAENFPKATSSQAVLPENENQSMDLDAEIPDAENQDAQKPDAVSERMEADEMETGGVHSENEQCVDIVFYNSRSENGGWPRR; this comes from the exons ATGGCTAGTCAGGTAGAAAAACTGAAAACTGCACATGTTAAAGAATTTGAAGTAATTAAATCTAAACATGCTAAGGAGATTAAAGAGTTGAAAGTAAACCATGTAGCGGAAATGGCAAATCGTGAAGTTCAGCAAGAAGAGTTAGAATCTAAACTTCCAGAAATGACAGTTGGAAAAGATTTTTTTGGTGAAAAGATTGACCTCCTTGCTAAACACTTGGCATCAAAGAAATCTGAAGTTGATGGCATTCTGAAAAGTGAAGGACTTGAAAAAGCAATTGAATACATGACTAATTTGACAACAAAATTCTTACAACTTGCTTTTGACAATGAGTACAAAAATTCACTGTTGGCTTCTGAAATTAACAATGAAGTTAACTTGAATGATGGTACTTTGAATGTTACTGGTGGTGAAATAGAAGCTGAAAATTTTCCAAAAGCAACCAGTTCACAGGCAGTTCTTCCTGAAAATGAAAACCAAAGCATGGATTTag ATGCAGAAATACCAGATGCTGAGAATCAAGATGCACAAAAACCAGATGCTGTTAGTGAAAGGATGGAAGCTGATGAAATGGAAACCGGTGGAGTTCATTCTGAAAATGAGCAATGTGTGGATATAG TTTTTTATAACAGCAGGTCAGAGAATGGTGGGTGGCCCAGAAGATGA
- the LOC113308222 gene encoding uncharacterized protein LOC113308222 isoform X2 — translation MASQVEKLKTAHVKEFEVIKSKHAKEIKELKVNHVAEMANREVQQEELESKLPEMTVGKDFFGEKIDLLAKHLASKKSEVDGILKSEGLEKAIEYMTNLTTKFLQLAFDNEYKNSLLASEINNEVNLNDGTLNVTGGEIEAENFPKATSSQAVLPENENQSMDLDAEIPDAENQDAQKPDAVSERMEADEMETGGVHSENEQCVDIGQRMVGGPEDDGCQSKSEHETPPSVETSTKMISAEPRVKLTIVPKKKKQRQSIRLPLLLMLM, via the exons ATGGCTAGTCAGGTAGAAAAACTGAAAACTGCACATGTTAAAGAATTTGAAGTAATTAAATCTAAACATGCTAAGGAGATTAAAGAGTTGAAAGTAAACCATGTAGCGGAAATGGCAAATCGTGAAGTTCAGCAAGAAGAGTTAGAATCTAAACTTCCAGAAATGACAGTTGGAAAAGATTTTTTTGGTGAAAAGATTGACCTCCTTGCTAAACACTTGGCATCAAAGAAATCTGAAGTTGATGGCATTCTGAAAAGTGAAGGACTTGAAAAAGCAATTGAATACATGACTAATTTGACAACAAAATTCTTACAACTTGCTTTTGACAATGAGTACAAAAATTCACTGTTGGCTTCTGAAATTAACAATGAAGTTAACTTGAATGATGGTACTTTGAATGTTACTGGTGGTGAAATAGAAGCTGAAAATTTTCCAAAAGCAACCAGTTCACAGGCAGTTCTTCCTGAAAATGAAAACCAAAGCATGGATTTag ATGCAGAAATACCAGATGCTGAGAATCAAGATGCACAAAAACCAGATGCTGTTAGTGAAAGGATGGAAGCTGATGAAATGGAAACCGGTGGAGTTCATTCTGAAAATGAGCAATGTGTGGATATAG GTCAGAGAATGGTGGGTGGCCCAGAAGATGATGGATGTCAGAGTAAGTCAGAGCATGAAACTCCACCTTCTGTAGAGACATCTACAAAAATGATTAGTGCAGAACCCAGAGTAAAGTTAACAatagtaccaaaaaaaaaaaaacagcgtCAAAGCATAAGACTACCTCTATTGCTGATGCTAATGTAA
- the LOC113308222 gene encoding uncharacterized protein LOC113308222 isoform X1: MASQVEKLKTAHVKEFEVIKSKHAKEIKELKVNHVAEMANREVQQEELESKLPEMTVGKDFFGEKIDLLAKHLASKKSEVDGILKSEGLEKAIEYMTNLTTKFLQLAFDNEYKNSLLASEINNEVNLNDGTLNVTGGEIEAENFPKATSSQAVLPENENQSMDLDAEIPDAENQDAQKPDAVSERMEADEMETGGVHSENEQCVDIAGQRMVGGPEDDGCQSKSEHETPPSVETSTKMISAEPRVKLTIVPKKKKQRQSIRLPLLLMLM, translated from the exons ATGGCTAGTCAGGTAGAAAAACTGAAAACTGCACATGTTAAAGAATTTGAAGTAATTAAATCTAAACATGCTAAGGAGATTAAAGAGTTGAAAGTAAACCATGTAGCGGAAATGGCAAATCGTGAAGTTCAGCAAGAAGAGTTAGAATCTAAACTTCCAGAAATGACAGTTGGAAAAGATTTTTTTGGTGAAAAGATTGACCTCCTTGCTAAACACTTGGCATCAAAGAAATCTGAAGTTGATGGCATTCTGAAAAGTGAAGGACTTGAAAAAGCAATTGAATACATGACTAATTTGACAACAAAATTCTTACAACTTGCTTTTGACAATGAGTACAAAAATTCACTGTTGGCTTCTGAAATTAACAATGAAGTTAACTTGAATGATGGTACTTTGAATGTTACTGGTGGTGAAATAGAAGCTGAAAATTTTCCAAAAGCAACCAGTTCACAGGCAGTTCTTCCTGAAAATGAAAACCAAAGCATGGATTTag ATGCAGAAATACCAGATGCTGAGAATCAAGATGCACAAAAACCAGATGCTGTTAGTGAAAGGATGGAAGCTGATGAAATGGAAACCGGTGGAGTTCATTCTGAAAATGAGCAATGTGTGGATATAG CAGGTCAGAGAATGGTGGGTGGCCCAGAAGATGATGGATGTCAGAGTAAGTCAGAGCATGAAACTCCACCTTCTGTAGAGACATCTACAAAAATGATTAGTGCAGAACCCAGAGTAAAGTTAACAatagtaccaaaaaaaaaaaaacagcgtCAAAGCATAAGACTACCTCTATTGCTGATGCTAATGTAA